In Kordia antarctica, the following proteins share a genomic window:
- the ffh gene encoding signal recognition particle protein, translated as MFNNLSEKLDKALHVLKGHGSITEVNVAETLKEVRRALLDADVNFKIAKDFTNTVKEKALGQNVLTTLQPGQLMVKLVKDELTELMGGDAAGINLSGKPSIILMSGLQGSGKTTFSGKLANYLKTKKTKKPLLVACDVYRPAAIDQLHIVGEQIKVDVFSDKGNTDPVAIAEAGVAFAKENGHNVVIIDTAGRLAVDEAMMTEIANIHKAIEPQETLFVVDSMTGQDAVNTAKAFNDILNFDGVILTKLDGDTRGGAAISIKSVVNKPIKFIGTGEKMEAIDVFYPSRMADRILGMGDVVSLVERAQEQFDEEEARKLQKKIAKNQFGFDDFLKQIQQVKKMGNMKDLVGMIPGASKAMKGMEIEDDAFKHIEALIHSMTPDERSKPTTINASRKKRIAKGAGRSVQEMNQLLKQFDQMSKMMKMMQGGGGRKLMQMMKGMGG; from the coding sequence ATGTTTAATAATTTAAGTGAAAAGCTAGATAAAGCGTTGCATGTACTGAAAGGTCATGGAAGTATAACGGAAGTAAATGTTGCTGAAACATTAAAAGAAGTGCGAAGAGCATTGCTTGACGCCGATGTAAACTTCAAAATCGCCAAAGATTTTACAAATACTGTAAAGGAAAAAGCTTTAGGACAAAACGTATTAACGACATTACAACCAGGACAATTGATGGTAAAACTCGTGAAAGACGAGTTAACCGAATTAATGGGCGGCGACGCGGCAGGAATTAACTTGTCGGGGAAACCATCGATTATTTTGATGTCTGGTTTGCAAGGTTCGGGTAAAACGACGTTTTCTGGAAAGCTTGCCAATTACTTAAAAACAAAGAAAACAAAGAAACCTTTATTAGTTGCCTGTGATGTATATCGTCCAGCAGCGATAGATCAGTTACATATTGTAGGTGAGCAGATAAAAGTGGATGTGTTTTCGGATAAAGGAAATACAGATCCGGTTGCTATTGCAGAAGCAGGTGTTGCATTTGCCAAAGAAAACGGACATAATGTAGTTATTATAGATACCGCAGGTCGTTTGGCAGTTGATGAAGCCATGATGACCGAAATAGCAAATATTCATAAAGCAATTGAGCCACAGGAAACACTTTTTGTGGTGGATTCTATGACTGGACAAGATGCGGTGAATACTGCAAAAGCTTTTAATGATATTTTGAATTTTGACGGAGTTATCTTGACGAAATTAGATGGTGATACACGTGGTGGAGCTGCGATTTCGATTAAATCCGTAGTAAACAAACCAATTAAGTTTATTGGTACAGGTGAAAAGATGGAAGCAATTGATGTTTTCTATCCTTCGCGTATGGCAGATCGTATTCTTGGAATGGGAGATGTGGTGTCGTTAGTAGAAAGAGCACAAGAGCAGTTTGATGAAGAAGAAGCTAGAAAATTACAAAAGAAGATTGCAAAGAATCAGTTTGGTTTTGATGATTTCTTAAAGCAAATACAGCAAGTGAAGAAAATGGGGAACATGAAAGACTTAGTCGGCATGATTCCTGGAGCTTCAAAAGCAATGAAAGGTATGGAAATTGAAGATGATGCTTTTAAACATATTGAAGCACTAATTCATTCCATGACTCCTGATGAACGTTCAAAACCAACTACGATTAATGCAAGTCGTAAAAAACGTATTGCAAAAGGAGCAGGGCGTTCGGTTCAAGAAATGAATCAATTATTAAAGCAGTTTGACCAAATGAGCAAGATGATGAAAATGATGCAAGGCGGCGGCGGAAGAAAGCTAATGCAGATGATGAAAGGAATGGGCGGGTAA
- a CDS encoding RNA polymerase sigma factor has translation MPKPLQDNICNELMFSKIFKKHYQSLYSYLYYKFGDYLNPEDKAQEAFTKLWQNCGKVTPAKAKSYVFTIGNNMMLNEVKHHKVVLQHRKIKPRSHTNENPEFLMQEQEYLQKLQRAIGNLTESERVAFLMNRVEGKKHKEIAALLDISTKAVEKRIYRALSKLREEINEL, from the coding sequence ATGCCAAAACCATTGCAAGATAACATTTGTAACGAATTGATGTTTTCTAAAATTTTCAAGAAACATTACCAAAGTTTGTATTCGTATTTGTATTACAAGTTTGGCGATTATTTGAATCCAGAAGATAAAGCACAAGAAGCGTTTACGAAATTATGGCAAAATTGCGGAAAAGTTACGCCTGCAAAAGCCAAAAGCTATGTGTTTACGATAGGTAATAATATGATGCTGAATGAAGTGAAACATCATAAAGTCGTTTTACAACATCGAAAAATAAAACCAAGATCGCATACCAACGAGAATCCTGAGTTTTTAATGCAAGAACAAGAGTATTTGCAAAAATTACAACGTGCTATTGGAAATTTGACAGAATCTGAACGTGTAGCTTTTTTGATGAATCGTGTGGAAGGAAAAAAACATAAAGAGATTGCCGCGTTGCTAGATATTTCTACGAAAGCTGTGGAAAAACGTATTTATCGTGCGCTGAGCAAGTTGCGGGAAGAGATAAATGAGTTATGA
- a CDS encoding LamG domain-containing protein, with translation MNGIAPIKFIKTLFSLLAICLCFNSCQEENVEISESNPAATLVANTALPQLMERMTLLDGSLDNIIDNSNCFLVDLPVTVSVNGTTIVVNSTNDYATILELLNQSTDETVAITYPITIILSDYTEITIENEAALLSQISNCSGPNQPDIDIECIDFQYPFSIAIFNVNFEVIETVNITHDQQLYTFLATLSSGVVASINYPINLQTADGTTISVNNNSALEAAIAAADNTCDEDDDNNYNDADCTQTQVTANLADCFWRITNLDGNTQLEYEFYFNADGSFTFSIEPSSSNIFEGNWEVAISQGNLVLNISNVSANITTLNGSWIIDECSENELQLHSGNQEVTLQKSCENTTPFECFENIETTICDEDNPFDGFVEMNLEELFIANITCTQPYNFSFHQTEADANANIFALIPTAYTNTFPQETLYLRIEDVNGMYEVYTIIITVEDCCTNTTILTNDLILYLPFANETKDLVSNWEASGNYNYVSDRAGNATCAIAFSGNETIEIPVTTANQIVQGDAFSVSLWFKMQNTDPTNYEILFQKGAVISEGFQLSVFDLNTPVFSDANSGYGLWDDPWNMDTNLPTDTTNWHHLVLTVDTNNTVRLYRDGIQRNEDVNSTIDIGNSSLTNYILGNGFQGHLDDIRVYKVALNPNEVSTLFTLEADCNICL, from the coding sequence ATGAATGGAATCGCTCCTATAAAATTCATAAAAACCCTTTTTTCGCTTCTCGCGATATGTCTCTGCTTCAATTCTTGTCAAGAAGAAAATGTAGAAATTTCAGAATCAAATCCAGCAGCTACTTTGGTGGCAAACACAGCGTTGCCGCAATTAATGGAGCGCATGACATTGCTTGATGGTTCTTTGGATAACATCATTGACAATTCAAATTGTTTCTTGGTCGATTTGCCTGTGACAGTTTCAGTTAACGGAACAACAATTGTTGTAAATAGCACAAACGATTACGCTACAATTCTTGAATTATTAAATCAATCAACGGATGAAACGGTTGCAATTACATATCCAATTACAATTATTTTAAGTGATTATACGGAAATTACGATTGAAAATGAAGCAGCATTACTTTCGCAAATTTCGAATTGTTCAGGCCCAAATCAGCCAGATATTGACATTGAATGTATTGACTTTCAATATCCGTTTAGCATTGCAATTTTTAATGTAAATTTTGAAGTCATTGAAACAGTAAACATTACACACGATCAACAATTATATACCTTTTTAGCAACACTTTCTAGCGGAGTTGTGGCGAGTATAAACTATCCAATAAATCTTCAAACTGCTGACGGAACTACCATTTCTGTAAATAATAATTCAGCATTAGAAGCGGCAATCGCTGCTGCAGATAATACCTGCGATGAAGACGATGACAACAATTACAACGATGCAGATTGTACTCAAACACAAGTAACCGCAAATTTGGCAGATTGTTTTTGGCGAATTACCAATTTGGACGGAAACACGCAATTAGAATATGAATTTTACTTCAATGCAGATGGTTCTTTCACATTCTCAATCGAACCTTCAAGTAGTAACATATTTGAAGGAAATTGGGAAGTAGCAATATCGCAAGGAAATTTGGTGTTAAACATTAGCAATGTAAGTGCAAATATTACAACATTGAACGGTTCGTGGATTATTGATGAATGTAGCGAAAACGAATTGCAATTACATAGCGGAAATCAAGAAGTAACGTTGCAGAAATCGTGTGAAAACACAACGCCATTTGAATGTTTTGAAAACATAGAAACCACCATTTGTGATGAAGACAATCCGTTTGATGGATTTGTAGAAATGAATTTGGAAGAATTATTCATTGCAAACATAACATGTACGCAGCCATACAATTTCTCTTTTCATCAAACAGAAGCTGACGCGAATGCAAACATATTTGCACTAATTCCAACAGCATACACAAATACATTTCCGCAAGAAACCCTATATCTACGAATTGAAGATGTAAACGGAATGTATGAAGTATATACAATCATAATTACCGTAGAAGATTGCTGTACAAACACAACGATTTTAACAAATGACTTAATTTTATACCTGCCATTTGCAAACGAAACTAAAGATTTGGTAAGCAATTGGGAAGCTTCAGGAAATTACAATTATGTTTCAGACAGAGCAGGAAATGCAACGTGCGCCATCGCTTTTAGCGGAAATGAAACTATAGAAATTCCTGTGACAACAGCAAACCAAATTGTGCAAGGCGACGCGTTTTCGGTAAGTCTTTGGTTTAAAATGCAAAACACAGATCCTACTAATTATGAAATTCTATTCCAAAAAGGAGCAGTCATAAGCGAAGGTTTTCAACTCAGTGTTTTTGATTTGAATACGCCCGTATTTAGTGACGCAAATTCTGGATATGGTTTATGGGACGATCCTTGGAATATGGACACCAATTTACCAACCGACACCACCAATTGGCATCATTTAGTACTTACGGTTGATACAAATAATACGGTACGTTTATACCGAGATGGCATCCAACGAAATGAAGATGTAAATTCTACAATTGACATTGGAAATTCATCGTTGACAAATTACATATTAGGAAATGGTTTTCAAGGTCATTTAGATGATATAAGAGTTTACAAAGTTGCATTAAATCCGAATGAAGTTTCCACGTTATTTACGTTAGAAGCAGATTGCAACATTTGTTTATAA